From one Bacteroides intestinalis DSM 17393 genomic stretch:
- a CDS encoding hybrid sensor histidine kinase/response regulator transcription factor, with product MKTKILMIFLICSFPVLCLWAEHSKYSFYYSQKLNEGISQLSVMTICQDTRGYLWLGTRNGLNRYNGSEYTVFRHHSGDSLSLADNEVNEIREDHSKNLWIGTSRGLSRMCLRTERIRNYFNVDGLSSASILSLLVDSSGKVWVGTRSGLCCYIPEQDNFKRVEFVENFNSSVTALMEDKTGNFWIGTAVNGVYQCNKQMQVINHYDRHAGLPDNSISTLYEDSYHRIWVGCQFGGLNRIDVRNHKITSYTSANSGLKNNYVRCLAEWDGEILIGTFDGIYAYAPLKDQIRKVSSYDEPGRGLGHFSIYSFCRDHTGTLWIGTFAGGVTWLSSLTDRFIHHTPGKTVNLQTGIYGTACVDKQKNLWIATEGYGLLQYEISTGEGQFYLIDKDSYSVHNSNVIKTVYAEDDCIWCGTVLGEVYRFDLATRRFSLFYKYPIELAIYGIVRDAGGNLWVGTSKAGYALTCFTPSGERKTEFTGPEGEKLHFSSVRCMEEESPGVLLIGMRSAGLYRFNTHTGELTVFRTSRPEQEMQIPSNYISSILSTRSGDVWVSTYGGGIFQLDKRGGVLRRVTEKEGLMGGDICKLLEGADGNLWMSSLQGISSYSPSTGEIKNFPFNNGIHLREFTYRGGVAMPDGTLCFTGNDGFITFYTPEMPMNRFVPPIVLEDLLVNNRVVRADDGTGILSGLLNEAEVINLRYNQNNLAIGYKALNFINPEMNRYAYKLEGYDEDWNHVGERSTAYYTNLRPGSYLFHVKACNNDGVWNEEGKTLRIVITPPLWATWYAFLIYGLLVIGVLYAIFHYFNARRRLRERLQMEQKEKLQQEEFHQAKMHLFTNFAHELRTPLTLIITPFEELVKRMDMTMELRDKLMVIYKNAQRLLLLVNQLLDLQKNQSGTMELQVTENNVYEFVTEIYCAFNQIAQTNEITFTLDCRDREFQAWYDKVLLEKVVFNLLSNAFKYTPSGKDIRMLVECIPAGELEESYRKEVAPSALYMMLQVVDAGCGIPLQERDKVFTPFYRVPETAGVNVPGTGIGLSLVYSIVKLHKGVIRIEDREDGTEGVRFIVLLPVSREAFTEEETDAMPVETIGDTAFAQPVEKPQTSPIGEIAPKKPVVLLVEDDKDVRDYLHKSLENDYEIIEAANGIKGYDKAVQFFPDLVLSDIMMPKRNGLELCSMIKNDIRIGHIPVILMTARSMVMHIREGFEAGADDYVIKPFSMDVLRIRIQSLLQSREQLKKLYGKRFSPEVVGVSTTSADERFSQKLYEIIEKNISDQNLGIEMLCDQIGISRANLYRKIKAISELSPTELIRNKRLEVALRYLKETNMSVSEVATLLGFNSHSYFSNSFKAFYGFTPTEFVQMNSANKEKM from the coding sequence ATGAAAACGAAAATATTGATGATCTTTCTAATTTGCTCATTTCCGGTCTTGTGTTTATGGGCTGAGCATTCTAAATATTCATTCTACTATAGCCAGAAACTGAATGAAGGAATTTCCCAACTCTCCGTGATGACCATTTGCCAGGATACCCGGGGATACCTTTGGTTGGGGACACGTAATGGACTGAATCGTTATAATGGAAGTGAGTATACCGTTTTTCGTCACCACTCGGGAGATTCTCTGAGTTTGGCAGACAATGAAGTCAATGAAATACGCGAAGATCATAGCAAGAATTTATGGATAGGTACCAGTCGCGGATTAAGCCGGATGTGCCTTCGTACCGAACGTATCCGCAACTATTTTAATGTAGATGGACTCTCCAGTGCAAGTATTCTTTCTCTTTTAGTTGATAGTTCCGGCAAAGTATGGGTGGGTACCCGCAGTGGGCTTTGTTGTTATATTCCCGAACAAGACAACTTTAAAAGGGTGGAATTTGTAGAGAACTTCAATAGTTCCGTCACTGCCTTGATGGAGGATAAGACAGGCAATTTCTGGATAGGTACGGCAGTGAATGGTGTTTACCAGTGTAACAAACAGATGCAGGTGATTAATCACTATGACCGTCATGCCGGCTTACCGGATAATAGTATTTCCACTCTTTATGAAGATTCTTATCATCGCATCTGGGTAGGTTGTCAATTTGGCGGACTGAATCGCATTGATGTCCGTAACCATAAAATAACTTCTTATACATCTGCCAATAGTGGTCTGAAGAATAATTATGTCCGTTGCCTTGCCGAATGGGATGGAGAGATATTGATTGGTACTTTCGACGGTATTTATGCTTATGCGCCGTTGAAAGACCAGATTCGTAAAGTGAGCAGTTATGACGAACCCGGACGTGGCTTGGGGCATTTTTCCATTTATTCTTTTTGCCGTGATCATACCGGTACGTTGTGGATTGGTACTTTTGCCGGTGGTGTCACTTGGTTGAGTTCTCTTACCGACCGTTTCATTCATCATACTCCAGGGAAGACGGTGAATCTGCAAACGGGAATCTACGGTACGGCTTGTGTCGATAAACAGAAAAATTTATGGATAGCTACTGAAGGGTATGGATTATTGCAATATGAAATTTCGACAGGGGAAGGGCAGTTTTATCTGATTGATAAGGATAGCTATTCTGTGCATAATTCGAATGTTATCAAAACGGTGTATGCTGAGGACGATTGTATCTGGTGTGGTACGGTATTGGGTGAGGTTTATCGTTTTGATCTTGCTACCCGGCGTTTTTCTTTATTCTATAAATATCCCATAGAACTTGCTATTTATGGTATTGTGCGTGATGCAGGCGGTAATTTATGGGTAGGAACTTCAAAAGCCGGATATGCACTGACCTGTTTTACTCCTTCCGGTGAGCGGAAGACTGAGTTTACCGGACCGGAAGGAGAGAAATTACACTTTTCTTCCGTTCGTTGCATGGAGGAAGAGAGTCCCGGTGTGCTACTGATAGGTATGCGTTCTGCCGGACTGTACCGTTTTAATACTCATACAGGTGAACTGACTGTATTTCGTACATCTCGCCCGGAACAGGAAATGCAAATTCCAAGTAACTATATATCTTCTATATTATCAACCAGATCCGGTGATGTATGGGTATCTACCTATGGAGGCGGTATTTTCCAACTGGATAAACGGGGAGGTGTGCTTCGCCGGGTAACAGAGAAAGAAGGACTGATGGGAGGGGATATTTGTAAATTGCTGGAAGGAGCGGACGGGAATCTATGGATGAGCTCGTTGCAGGGAATTTCCTCTTATTCTCCGTCCACCGGGGAGATTAAAAACTTTCCATTCAATAATGGTATTCATTTGCGTGAATTTACATATCGGGGTGGGGTAGCCATGCCGGACGGTACATTGTGTTTTACCGGTAATGATGGCTTTATCACTTTTTACACACCGGAGATGCCGATGAATCGTTTTGTGCCGCCAATCGTATTGGAAGACCTGTTGGTGAATAATCGTGTGGTGCGTGCAGATGATGGAACTGGAATCTTAAGTGGGTTGCTTAATGAAGCGGAGGTTATCAATTTACGGTACAATCAGAACAATCTGGCTATAGGATATAAAGCGTTGAATTTCATCAATCCGGAGATGAACCGGTATGCCTATAAGTTGGAAGGATATGATGAAGACTGGAATCATGTGGGAGAACGCAGCACGGCTTACTATACCAATCTGCGTCCCGGCAGCTATCTTTTTCATGTCAAAGCTTGTAATAACGATGGGGTCTGGAATGAGGAAGGGAAGACTTTGAGGATTGTTATTACCCCGCCTTTATGGGCTACTTGGTATGCTTTCCTGATTTATGGATTATTGGTGATAGGAGTGCTTTACGCGATATTCCATTATTTTAATGCCCGCCGCCGCTTGCGGGAAAGACTGCAAATGGAGCAGAAGGAGAAACTTCAACAGGAAGAATTTCATCAGGCAAAGATGCATCTGTTCACGAATTTTGCCCATGAGTTACGTACTCCCTTGACGCTGATCATCACTCCTTTTGAAGAACTGGTGAAGCGGATGGATATGACTATGGAACTGCGGGATAAACTGATGGTTATTTATAAAAATGCCCAACGGCTTCTTTTATTGGTTAATCAGCTGTTGGACTTGCAGAAAAACCAGAGTGGTACGATGGAATTGCAAGTCACGGAGAATAATGTATATGAATTTGTCACGGAGATCTATTGTGCGTTCAATCAGATAGCGCAAACCAATGAAATCACTTTTACACTGGATTGCCGGGATCGGGAGTTTCAGGCCTGGTATGATAAGGTGCTGCTTGAGAAGGTCGTATTCAATTTACTGTCCAATGCATTCAAGTATACTCCTTCCGGCAAAGACATACGTATGTTGGTAGAATGTATTCCGGCTGGAGAGTTGGAAGAATCGTATCGAAAAGAAGTAGCCCCTTCTGCCCTGTATATGATGTTGCAGGTTGTGGATGCCGGTTGTGGAATCCCACTGCAGGAACGGGATAAGGTGTTCACACCTTTCTACCGGGTACCTGAAACGGCAGGGGTAAATGTACCGGGTACAGGTATCGGGCTAAGTCTGGTGTATTCCATTGTAAAGCTACATAAGGGAGTGATACGTATTGAAGACCGGGAAGATGGGACGGAAGGAGTACGGTTCATTGTTTTGCTGCCCGTTTCCCGTGAAGCTTTCACAGAGGAAGAGACGGATGCTATGCCTGTGGAAACGATTGGTGATACGGCATTTGCACAGCCGGTGGAGAAACCGCAAACATCTCCCATTGGAGAAATTGCACCTAAAAAGCCGGTGGTTCTCTTGGTGGAAGATGACAAAGATGTACGGGATTACCTGCATAAGTCCTTGGAAAATGACTATGAAATCATTGAAGCGGCAAACGGTATAAAAGGATATGATAAGGCAGTACAGTTCTTCCCAGATTTAGTGTTGAGTGATATTATGATGCCTAAGCGGAATGGGCTTGAACTCTGTTCCATGATTAAGAATGATATCCGTATCGGACATATACCGGTGATACTGATGACTGCACGTTCCATGGTGATGCATATCAGGGAAGGTTTTGAGGCAGGGGCGGATGATTACGTGATTAAGCCTTTCAGTATGGATGTGCTTCGGATACGTATTCAAAGCCTGTTGCAGTCGAGGGAGCAATTAAAAAAACTGTATGGCAAACGCTTTTCGCCCGAAGTGGTAGGGGTAAGTACTACCTCAGCGGATGAACGTTTTTCACAGAAACTGTATGAGATTATTGAGAAGAATATATCTGATCAGAATTTGGGTATAGAAATGCTTTGTGACCAGATTGGTATCAGCCGCGCCAATCTCTACCGTAAAATCAAAGCTATATCAGAGCTTTCACCCACGGAACTGATACGTAATAAGCGCTTGGAAGTGGCCTTGCGTTATCTGAAGGAAACGAATATGAGTGTTTCGGAAGTGGCAACTTTGTTGGGATTCAACAGTCATTCCTATTTCTCCAATTCGTTTAAAGCATTCTATGGGTTCACACCTACCGAGTTCGTACAGATGAACAGTGCGAACAAAGAGAAGATGTAA
- a CDS encoding glucosidase family protein — translation MDLRRTLLLFSFIFTGSLAIAQPKDRWTIQDGGAIRWSINDNIPHDDHLEMSGQQLSVVLRYGVDAQKRFHLNRSLVFPMLRMHPNKTQNNLKQRFDVNIPALVTVDDQTLLNEEVRDVTFNGIMRVESSFGYIYRRKELKDAVQLTRVLYPSTNAAHYCEEYTFKNSSPNQITLRVPEWNVTYTTPEEAGVYGAYCIEAALSKSGVFVLKPGETLEFYAIFSGRKLADASSGLNSTGLSHINILSERAAREALISQWWGNLVLETPDPVLNRMFAFAKLRGAESIYRTKGGLMHGPGGEAYYAAVWANDQAEYINPFFPFLGYEIGNESALNSFRHFARYMNPEYKPIPSSIISEGVSFWHGAKDRGDGAMIAYGAARYALARGDKAEARELWPLIEWCLEYCNRKLTPAGVVASNSDELENRFPAGDANLCTSTLYYDALRSAVMLGRELGISAKQLNTYRDQANALEKAIEKHFGYEIEGFHSYRYYEGNDILRSWICMPLVMGIYTRTQGTIDALFSPRLWTDDGLLTQAGTETFWDRSTLYALRGTIAAGEVEKGMNFLKKYSHRRLLGDHVPYAIEAWPEGDQRHLSAESGLYCRIYTEGLFGIRPTGLRSFEMTPRLPQEWEYMNLNRVRAFNSEFDIRVRRAGKKLHVEILKGGKPVLKKSVTEGATIKVNL, via the coding sequence ATGGACTTGAGAAGAACCTTATTACTTTTCTCTTTCATCTTTACCGGTTCGCTGGCCATTGCACAACCGAAAGATCGTTGGACTATCCAGGATGGTGGAGCCATCCGCTGGAGTATCAATGATAATATTCCACATGACGATCATTTGGAAATGAGTGGACAGCAACTTTCCGTTGTCCTTCGTTACGGTGTGGATGCACAGAAGCGTTTTCATCTGAACCGCAGTCTTGTTTTTCCTATGCTTCGCATGCATCCCAACAAGACACAGAACAATCTGAAGCAACGCTTCGATGTGAATATTCCCGCTTTAGTTACAGTGGACGATCAAACTCTGCTGAATGAAGAAGTACGCGACGTTACCTTCAATGGCATTATGCGTGTGGAAAGTAGTTTCGGTTATATTTACCGGCGTAAAGAACTGAAAGATGCCGTACAGTTGACTCGTGTACTTTATCCATCCACCAACGCCGCGCACTATTGTGAGGAATATACTTTCAAAAATAGCAGTCCGAATCAGATAACGTTGCGAGTGCCTGAGTGGAATGTAACATATACTACTCCTGAGGAAGCCGGTGTATATGGTGCTTATTGCATTGAAGCCGCTCTTTCCAAAAGTGGTGTCTTTGTTTTGAAACCGGGAGAGACGCTTGAATTCTATGCAATCTTTTCCGGAAGGAAACTGGCGGATGCTTCGTCCGGACTAAACAGCACCGGCCTTTCACACATCAACATCCTTAGTGAACGTGCCGCGCGTGAAGCGCTTATCAGTCAGTGGTGGGGCAATCTGGTTTTGGAGACTCCCGATCCCGTGCTCAATCGCATGTTTGCCTTCGCCAAACTGCGTGGTGCTGAAAGTATCTACCGTACGAAAGGCGGATTGATGCATGGTCCTGGTGGTGAAGCTTATTATGCGGCTGTCTGGGCTAACGACCAGGCAGAGTATATCAATCCTTTTTTCCCTTTCTTGGGTTATGAGATTGGTAATGAGTCCGCATTGAACTCTTTCCGCCACTTTGCCCGCTATATGAATCCGGAGTATAAACCTATCCCGAGTTCCATCATCTCCGAAGGTGTCAGCTTCTGGCATGGAGCCAAAGATAGGGGAGACGGTGCGATGATTGCTTACGGTGCCGCACGCTATGCGTTGGCTCGTGGAGATAAGGCGGAAGCGCGTGAACTGTGGCCTCTGATCGAATGGTGTCTGGAGTATTGCAACCGTAAACTAACTCCCGCCGGCGTGGTTGCATCGAATTCGGATGAATTGGAGAACCGCTTCCCGGCTGGTGATGCAAACCTCTGTACCTCTACGCTTTACTACGATGCTTTGCGTTCAGCCGTTATGCTGGGGCGTGAATTGGGAATATCGGCAAAGCAGTTGAATACGTATCGTGATCAAGCGAATGCTTTAGAGAAAGCCATAGAAAAACATTTTGGTTATGAGATAGAAGGTTTCCACAGTTACCGCTATTATGAAGGTAATGATATCCTGCGTTCCTGGATTTGTATGCCTCTTGTTATGGGTATCTACACCCGTACGCAAGGTACTATAGATGCTCTCTTTTCGCCCCGTCTCTGGACGGACGACGGATTATTGACGCAAGCCGGTACCGAAACCTTCTGGGATCGTAGTACCCTCTATGCTCTACGTGGCACCATTGCTGCCGGAGAAGTGGAGAAAGGTATGAACTTCCTCAAGAAGTATTCACATCGCCGTTTGTTGGGCGATCATGTGCCTTATGCCATTGAAGCGTGGCCCGAAGGAGATCAGCGTCATCTTTCTGCTGAAAGCGGATTGTATTGCCGTATCTATACCGAAGGTCTGTTCGGCATTCGCCCCACAGGATTGCGTAGTTTCGAGATGACTCCCCGTTTGCCACAGGAGTGGGAGTATATGAATCTGAATCGTGTACGTGCTTTCAATTCGGAGTTTGATATTCGGGTACGTCGTGCAGGAAAGAAGCTGCATGTAGAAATTCTGAAAGGTGGCAAGCCCGTGTTGAAGAAGAGCGTGACGGAAGGGGCAACGATAAAGGTGAATTTATAA
- a CDS encoding alpha-galactosidase — translation MKNILTTCLFLCLLLTVHAADNPNVKKLFTVTSGELKLTFMVGMDNRLYQLGFGDAAREVEPPAKMPSREWEFLPPYGNGVLTEPAIQATHVDGNTSTELHYTGHRTEALTPGIEQTVISLKDPAYPFTVDIYIKCYTDNSMMEIWNTVTHNEKGKVILHRFASAAPVVKAKEYWLTQFSGNYKREATLNEERLSEGVKILDSKLGIRAHQMRIPSFILSLNGPAKENEGEVLAASLRWSGSFQFAFDVDWNKNLRLLTGMNPLGSQYNLERGGTFTTPAILYTYSKRGKGEASRRFHRWAMANAIRDAEKDRPVLLNNWEATHCDFDEDRLKQLFDGARQVGAELFLLDDGWFGNGSYSRDDDKHGLGDWDPSIKKLPKGLSYIAKEALKRKVGFGIWLEPEMVNPQSELYQKHPDWIITQPKREPILGRHQEILDLTRPEVQAFEWDIIDKTLRPNPDITYVKWDCNRYITQPGSSYLQPADQSHLWIDYNWALYRLMDRFAKGFPNVMAMLCAGGSGRVDYGAMSYFHSFWPSDNTDPLGRIKIQWGFSHFFPANTISAHVTRMGKRHLKMAIDVALSGAFGIDLALDKATAEERAQIADAVKLYKERIRPLVMHGELYRLVSPYESPLASLSYVSTDKQKAVVYFYQTKDGNEPRVMLGGLDAHKKYRVEEVSLAKGVASRFPANGKVFTGAELMEKGLENPLNTQFESAVLILVANN, via the coding sequence ATGAAGAATATATTGACGACCTGTTTATTTCTCTGCCTTCTCCTCACGGTGCATGCAGCAGATAATCCGAATGTGAAGAAACTCTTTACCGTTACATCCGGTGAACTGAAACTGACCTTTATGGTGGGTATGGACAATCGCCTTTACCAATTGGGTTTTGGGGATGCTGCCCGTGAAGTAGAGCCTCCTGCTAAGATGCCCTCACGTGAATGGGAGTTTCTTCCTCCTTATGGGAACGGTGTCCTGACAGAACCGGCTATCCAGGCAACTCATGTAGATGGAAATACATCTACGGAACTTCACTACACCGGACATCGTACGGAAGCGCTGACACCGGGTATCGAACAAACCGTTATTTCACTGAAAGACCCTGCCTATCCTTTCACCGTAGATATCTATATCAAGTGCTACACAGACAATAGCATGATGGAGATATGGAATACCGTTACGCATAATGAGAAAGGTAAAGTCATTCTGCATCGTTTTGCTTCTGCTGCTCCGGTGGTAAAGGCAAAGGAATACTGGCTCACTCAATTTTCGGGTAACTATAAGCGCGAAGCAACCCTCAATGAAGAACGGCTTTCGGAAGGAGTCAAAATTCTGGATTCCAAATTAGGTATCCGTGCGCATCAGATGCGTATTCCTTCTTTTATCCTCTCTCTGAACGGACCGGCTAAAGAAAATGAAGGTGAAGTACTGGCTGCTTCTTTGCGTTGGAGCGGTAGTTTCCAGTTTGCTTTCGATGTAGACTGGAACAAGAACCTGCGTTTGCTGACCGGTATGAATCCTTTGGGCTCACAATACAATCTGGAGCGTGGCGGCACATTCACTACACCCGCCATTCTCTACACGTATAGTAAGCGGGGTAAGGGAGAAGCCAGCCGTCGTTTCCATCGTTGGGCTATGGCAAATGCCATCCGCGATGCAGAGAAAGACCGCCCTGTATTGTTGAACAACTGGGAAGCTACGCACTGCGATTTTGATGAAGACCGCCTGAAGCAACTCTTTGACGGTGCCCGCCAGGTGGGGGCTGAACTTTTCTTATTGGATGATGGCTGGTTCGGTAATGGCTCTTACTCCCGTGATGATGATAAGCATGGTCTGGGAGATTGGGACCCTTCTATCAAGAAGTTACCCAAAGGTCTGTCATATATTGCCAAAGAAGCATTGAAGCGTAAAGTTGGCTTCGGTATCTGGCTGGAACCCGAGATGGTGAATCCTCAGAGCGAACTTTATCAGAAACATCCGGATTGGATCATTACTCAACCCAAGCGTGAACCGATACTGGGTCGCCATCAGGAAATACTGGATCTTACCCGCCCCGAGGTACAGGCTTTTGAGTGGGATATTATCGACAAAACCTTGCGGCCTAACCCGGATATCACTTATGTGAAGTGGGACTGTAACCGTTACATCACCCAACCCGGATCTTCTTATTTGCAGCCTGCCGATCAGAGTCATCTCTGGATAGACTATAACTGGGCGCTTTACCGTCTGATGGATCGTTTTGCCAAAGGTTTCCCCAATGTGATGGCCATGCTTTGTGCCGGTGGATCGGGACGTGTGGATTATGGTGCAATGTCTTATTTCCATTCCTTCTGGCCCAGTGACAACACAGACCCGTTGGGACGTATCAAGATACAATGGGGCTTCTCGCATTTCTTCCCTGCAAATACGATTTCCGCTCACGTTACCCGTATGGGGAAACGTCATTTGAAGATGGCCATAGATGTGGCATTGAGTGGTGCATTCGGAATAGACCTGGCATTGGATAAGGCTACGGCTGAAGAACGTGCGCAGATTGCCGATGCTGTGAAACTATATAAAGAACGCATCCGTCCGTTGGTGATGCATGGTGAACTTTATCGCTTGGTTTCTCCCTATGAGTCTCCATTGGCTTCTTTGAGTTATGTTTCAACAGATAAGCAAAAGGCAGTTGTTTACTTCTACCAGACTAAAGATGGTAATGAACCCCGGGTAATGCTTGGTGGCTTGGATGCCCATAAGAAATATCGTGTGGAAGAAGTCAGTCTGGCCAAAGGTGTGGCTTCCCGTTTTCCTGCCAATGGTAAGGTATTTACGGGAGCAGAACTGATGGAAAAAGGTCTGGAGAATCCATTGAATACCCAGTTTGAGAGTGCAGTATTAATATTAGTAGCTAACAATTAA
- a CDS encoding glycoside hydrolase family 31 protein, translated as MKKILIVGAMALLMLCPAKAQIAWQQVEPGVWKGVVGTPEEYSLLGVAGVTPQKEGFARLPEVTLPQLANEIVGSIQDGKTSLRIPLQRKEQLYGFGLNFQTVHQRGKILNLHVDHYGGRDNGRTHAPVPFYISSSGYGVLINSARYLTVYAGSGARKDSPNAPVAKDRNLDKTWTSAPYSDAVSILVPASGAEIYLFAGPTPMDVVRRYNLLCGGGTLPPRWGLGFTQRTKKLYTAEDVKNEADEFEQRGFPLDFIGLEPGWQSKAYPCTFEWDATRYPDPAGFVKDMLAKGVRINLWTNPYVSPDSKIYKEMYPVSGSHTVWCGIVPDLAGEKARKIWMDKLEQEHVNIGVSGYKVDEVDGYDRYLWPDVATFPSGIAAEQMRQTYGLWVQRTTAELYKKRNQRTFGLVRASNAGAASFPYVIYNDYYSHQDFITALINSGFSGVLWTPEVRSSSSSEDWLRRFQSVVFSPMAMINAWASGTKPWTFPEVENQIKEYAMLRMQMMPYWYSEFARYHFDGIPPFRAMNLEPGFIPEQGTTAKLSDANLEENPYLEAVSKEIKDQYMAGEYLLVAPMFKGQKERTVVLPKGDWYDFYTGKYVGNGEKITVTPGLDRIPVYVKDGAVLPFMEARLHAPKAGEKVNLEIRHYGKADGSYRLYDDDGETFDYEKGAYSWRDITVTRDKKGKLKGAISKAEKGKPNSIANVTWKFMTEE; from the coding sequence ATGAAGAAGATTTTGATTGTAGGGGCAATGGCTTTGTTGATGCTATGTCCTGCTAAAGCACAGATAGCCTGGCAGCAAGTGGAGCCTGGCGTTTGGAAAGGCGTGGTAGGTACTCCTGAAGAGTATTCATTACTGGGAGTGGCCGGTGTCACACCGCAAAAGGAAGGTTTTGCCCGCTTACCGGAGGTGACATTACCCCAATTAGCGAATGAAATTGTGGGTTCCATACAGGATGGTAAAACAAGTCTCCGTATTCCTTTGCAACGTAAGGAGCAATTGTACGGCTTTGGACTGAACTTCCAGACGGTACACCAGCGTGGCAAGATTCTGAACCTGCATGTAGACCATTACGGTGGACGTGACAACGGACGCACACATGCTCCTGTTCCCTTTTACATTTCCAGTTCCGGTTATGGGGTACTGATCAATTCGGCACGTTATCTGACGGTGTATGCTGGTAGCGGCGCGCGTAAGGATAGTCCGAATGCTCCGGTAGCCAAGGATCGTAATCTGGATAAGACCTGGACATCCGCTCCTTACTCGGATGCCGTTTCTATCTTGGTTCCTGCCTCGGGTGCAGAAATTTATCTGTTTGCCGGACCTACTCCTATGGATGTTGTCCGTCGTTATAACCTGCTCTGTGGAGGTGGTACATTGCCTCCGCGCTGGGGATTGGGCTTTACGCAACGTACAAAGAAGCTCTATACAGCTGAAGACGTGAAGAACGAAGCGGATGAGTTTGAACAACGCGGTTTCCCGTTGGACTTTATCGGACTGGAACCGGGTTGGCAAAGCAAAGCGTATCCTTGTACCTTTGAGTGGGATGCTACCCGCTATCCTGATCCCGCCGGCTTTGTGAAAGATATGTTGGCTAAAGGAGTACGCATCAACTTATGGACAAACCCATACGTATCTCCCGATTCAAAGATATATAAGGAAATGTATCCGGTAAGTGGCTCACACACCGTATGGTGTGGTATCGTGCCCGACTTGGCAGGCGAGAAAGCCCGCAAAATCTGGATGGATAAACTGGAACAGGAACATGTGAATATCGGTGTCAGCGGTTATAAAGTGGATGAAGTAGACGGATACGACCGTTATTTGTGGCCGGATGTAGCTACTTTCCCCAGTGGAATTGCTGCCGAGCAGATGCGCCAGACTTATGGTTTGTGGGTACAACGCACTACTGCGGAATTGTACAAGAAACGTAATCAACGTACCTTCGGATTGGTTCGCGCATCGAATGCCGGTGCTGCTTCCTTCCCCTATGTGATTTATAATGACTATTACAGTCATCAGGACTTTATTACTGCTTTGATTAATTCAGGTTTTAGTGGTGTATTGTGGACTCCAGAAGTACGTAGTTCCAGTTCATCGGAAGACTGGCTACGCCGTTTCCAGTCTGTAGTATTCTCACCGATGGCAATGATTAATGCTTGGGCAAGCGGAACAAAACCTTGGACTTTCCCCGAAGTAGAGAATCAGATAAAAGAGTATGCTATGCTGCGTATGCAGATGATGCCTTACTGGTATAGTGAATTTGCACGTTATCATTTTGATGGTATTCCTCCATTCCGTGCCATGAATCTGGAACCGGGTTTCATTCCTGAACAAGGAACTACAGCGAAACTGTCGGATGCAAATCTGGAAGAGAATCCTTATCTGGAAGCTGTTTCCAAGGAAATTAAGGATCAGTATATGGCTGGTGAATATCTGTTGGTGGCTCCCATGTTCAAAGGTCAGAAAGAGCGTACGGTGGTATTGCCTAAGGGAGACTGGTACGATTTCTATACGGGTAAATATGTGGGCAATGGAGAGAAGATTACTGTTACACCGGGCTTGGACCGTATTCCGGTATATGTAAAGGATGGAGCTGTCCTGCCATTTATGGAGGCCCGTCTGCATGCCCCGAAAGCAGGAGAGAAGGTGAATCTGGAAATCCGCCATTATGGAAAAGCGGATGGTTCTTACCGTCTGTATGATGATGACGGAGAAACATTCGATTATGAGAAGGGTGCCTATTCCTGGCGTGATATCACTGTGACACGCGATAAGAAAGGCAAGCTGAAGGGGGCTATATCCAAAGCAGAAAAAGGTAAGCCGAACAGTATTGCCAATGTTACCTGGAAGTTTATGACAGAAGAATGA